From Nomascus leucogenys isolate Asia chromosome 15, Asia_NLE_v1, whole genome shotgun sequence, a single genomic window includes:
- the LOC100604253 gene encoding olfactory receptor 51E1 translates to MMVDPNGNESSATYFILIGLPGLEEAQFWLAFPLCSLYLIAVLGNLTIIYIVRTEHSLHEPMYIFLCMLSGIDILISTSSMPKMLAIFWFNSTTIQFDACLLQMFAIHSLSGMESTVLLAMAFDRYVAICHPLRHATVLTLPRVTKIGVAAVVRGAALMAPLPVFIKQLPFCRSNILSHSYCLHQDVMKLACDDIRVNVVYGLIVIISAIGLDSLLISFSYLLILKTVLGLTREAQAKAFGTCVSHVCAVFIFYVPFIGLSMVHRFSKRHDSLLPIILANIYLLVPPVLNPIVYGVKTKGIRQRILQLFHVATHASEP, encoded by the coding sequence ATGATGGTGGATCCCAATGGCAATGAATCCAGTGCTACATACTTCATCCTAATAGGCCTCCCTGGTTTGGAAGAGGCTCAGTTCTGGTTGGCTTTCCCATTGTGCTCCCTCTACCTTATTGCTGTGCTAGGTAACTTGACAATCATCTACATTGTGCGGACTGAGCACAGCCTGCATGAGCCCATGTATATATTTCTTTGCATGCTTTCAGGCATTGACATCCTCATCTCCACCTCATCCATGCCCAAAATGCTGGCCATCTTCTGGTTCAATTCCACTACGATCCAGTTTGATGCTTGTCTGCTACAGATGTTTGCCATCCACTCCTTATCTGGCATGGAATCCACAGTGCTGCTGGCCATGGCCTTTGACCGCTATGTGGCCATCTGTCACCCACTGCGCCATGCCACAGTGCTTACATTGCCTCGTGTCACCAAAATTGGTGTGGCTGCTGTGGTGCGGGGGGCTGCACTGATGGCACCCCTTCCTGTCTTCATCAAGCAGCTGCCCTTCTGCCGCTCCAATATCCTTTCCCATTCCTACTGCCTACACCAAGATGTCATGAAGCTGGCCTGTGATGATATCCGGGTCAATGTTGTCTATGGCCTTATTGTCATCATCTCTGCCATTGGCCTGGACTCACTTCTCATCTCCTTCTCATATCTGCTTATTCTTAAGACTGTGTTGGGCTTGACACGTGAAGCCCAGGCCAAGGCATTTGGCACTTGTGTCTCTCATGTGTGTGCTGTGTTCATATTCTATGTACCTTTCATTGGATTGTCTATGGTACATCGCTTTAGCAAGCGGCATGACTCTCTCCTGCCCATCATCTTGGCCAATATCTATCTGCTGGTTCCTCCTGTGCTCAACCCAATTGTCTATGGAGTGAAGACAAAGGGGATTCGACAGCGCATCCTTCAACTTTTCCATGTGGCCACACATGCTTCAGAGCCCTAG
- the LOC100603918 gene encoding LOW QUALITY PROTEIN: olfactory receptor 51D1 (The sequence of the model RefSeq protein was modified relative to this genomic sequence to represent the inferred CDS: inserted 2 bases in 1 codon; substituted 1 base at 1 genomic stop codon): protein MQKPQLLVPVIATSNGTLVHPAYFLLVGIPGLGPTIHFXLAFPLCFMYALATLSNLTIVLIIHVERHLHEPMYLFLAMLSTVDLVLSSITMPKMASLFLTGIQEIEFNICLAKMFLIHALSAMESAVLLAMAFDCFVAICHPLRHASVLTGCTVAKIGLASLTRGFVFFFPLPFILKRLSYCRTHXVTHSFCLHQDIVKLSCTDTSVNVVYGHFIILSVMGVDSLFIGFSYILILWAVLELSSCGAALKAFNTCISHLCAVLVFYVPLIGLSGVHRLGGPTSLLHVVMANTYLLLPPVVNPLVYGAKTKEIHSRVLRMFSQGGK, encoded by the exons ATGCAGAAGCCCCAGCTCTTGGTCCCTGTCATAGCCACTTCAAATGGAACTCTGGTCCACCCAGCATACTTCCTTCTGGTGGGTATCCCTGGCCTGGGGCCTACCATACACTTTTGACTGGCTTTCCCACTGTGTTTTATGTATGCCTTGGCCACCCTGAGTAACCTGACCATTGTCCTCATCATTCATGTGGAGAGGCATCTGCATGAGCCCATGTACCTCTTCCTGGCCATGCTTTCCACCGTTGACCTAGTCCTCTCCTCTATCACCATGCCCAAGATGGCCAGTCTTTTCCTGACGGGCATCCAGGAGATCGAGTTCAACATTTGCCTGGCCAAGATGTTTCTCATCCATGCTCTGTCAGCCATGGAGTCAGCTGTCCTGCTGGCCATGGCTTTTGACTGCTTTGTGGCCATTTGCCACCCACTGCGCCATGCTTCTGTGCTGACAGGGTGTACTGTGGCCAAGATTGGACTAGCTTCCCTGACCAGGGGGTTTGTATTCTTCTTCCCACTGCCCTTCATCCTGAAACGGTTGTCCTACTGCCGAACACA AGTCACACACTCCTTCTGTCTGCACCAAGATATTGTGAAGCTGTCCTGTACTGACACCAGCGTCAATGTAGTTTATGGACACTTCATCATCCTCTCAGTCATGGGTGTGGACTCTCTCTTCATTGGCTTCTCATATATCCTCATCCTGTGGGCCGTTTTGGAGCTGTCCTCTTGCGGGGCAGCACTCAAGGCTTTCAACACCTGCATCTCCCACCTCTGTGCTGTTCTGGTCTTCTATGTACCCCTCATTGGGCTCTCGGGGGTGCATAGGCTGGGTGGTCCCACCTCCCTGCTCCATGTGGTTATGGCTAATACCTACTTGCTGCTACCACCCGTAGTCAACCCCCTTGTCTATGGAGCCAAGACCAAAGAGATCCATTCAAGGGTCCTCCGTATGTTCTCACAAGGTGGCAAGTGA
- the LOC100605143 gene encoding olfactory receptor 51G2-like, whose protein sequence is MPPSQSYVNISFFQPPAFLMIGIPGLEAIHGWLAIPFSSMYTVALTGNCLIHLAVKRTPSLHQPMYYFLSMLALTDVGLTLSTLPITLTVLWFDYRLIGFNACLVQIFFLHSFSVASVLLAMSFDRFVAISNPLHYAAVLTNNVIIRIGLAIVARATVSLFPIPFLLKRLNYCPGKILLSHSFCFHADVMKQACADIKVNILYGLYVVLSTVGVDSLLIVLSYILILYTVMGLAFPRECIRALNTCVSHILAVLVFYIPVIGVSMIHRFGRYLPHIVHALVAYVYLVVPPVLNPIIYSMKSKPIREAMLKVLRRKGQG, encoded by the coding sequence ATGCCCCCCTCCCAGTCCTATGTCAACATCTCCTTCTTCCAACCACCTGCTTTTCTCATGATTGGCATCCCAGGGCTGGAGGCCATTCATGGCTGGCTTGCCATCCCCTTCTCCTCCATGTACACTGTGGCCCTCACTGGGAACTGCCTGATCCACCTGGCTGTGAAGAGGACCCCCAGCCTGCACCAGCCCATGTACTACTTCCTGTCCATGCTGGCGCTCACCGATGTGGGCCTCACCTTGTCCACACTGCCCATCACCTTGACTGTGCTCTGGTTTGATTATCGGCTCATTGGCTTCAATGCCTGCCTGGTCCAGATATTCTTCCTGCACTCCTTCTCTGTGGCCTCAGTGCTCCTGGCCATGTCCTTTGACCGCTTTGTGGCCATCTCCAACCCTCTGCACTATGCAGCTGTCCTCACAAATAATGTCATCATCAGGATTGGGCTGGCCATCGTGGCTCGAGCCACTGTGTCCCTCTTCCCCATTCCCTTCTTGCTGAAGCGATTGAACTACTGCCCTGGAAAGATCCTCTTGTCTCATTCATTCTGTTTCCATGCAGATGTCATGAAACAGGCCTGTGCTGACATCAAGGTCAACATCCTTTATGGGCTCTATGTGGTTCTGTCCACAGTGGGTGTAGACTCCTTGCTTATTGTCCTGTCCTATATACTTATTCTTTATACAGTGATGGGGCTGGCCTTTCCCAGGGAATGCATCCGGGCCCTCAACACCTGTGTGTCTCATATCTTGGCTGTCCTGGTTTTCTACATTCCAGTCATAGGTGTGTCTATGATCCACCGTTTTGGGAGGTACCTACCCCACATTGTGCATGCCCTGGTTGCCTATGTGTATCTGGTGGTACCTCCTGTGCTCAACCCCATCATCTACAGTATGAAATCCAAGCCCATCAGGGAGGCCATGCTCAAGGTACTGAGAAGGAAGGGGCAAGGctga